In Ptychodera flava strain L36383 chromosome 21, AS_Pfla_20210202, whole genome shotgun sequence, a genomic segment contains:
- the LOC139121848 gene encoding dimethylglycine dehydrogenase, mitochondrial-like isoform X2 codes for MAFIKRGGKLLKCAPNFKVWVSRNTQRTLGVSSLKQLTGTDVNNIQCKQTMSYTTGGLQKRVKDDADTVIIGGGALGTSTAYHLAKAGIKDVVLLEKSELTAGATWHAAGLATYYQPVINLKRITWTSLMLYRQLAEETGQQVGFHRPGSIRLAATPARVDEFRYQMQRHGWHSHIPQRIIEPDEIHRLNPLLNTDKILAGLYMEGDGHIDPYSLTQAYAIGARKYGAEIYQHSPVLGLKQTSDGKWDVETQHGTIRANRVVNAAGFWSREVGEMIGIEVPVVTTQHQYILTSSIPELKKLNREVPVIRDLDGSYYVRQERSGLLIGPYENQENMKLQDNWIDGVPPGFGRELFESDMDRLSEHLEAAMELIPALQTADIQTVINGPLAFSPDSVGLVGPYPGLKNYWMMCGVIGGIVYSGGLGKYLTDWIVSGEPPHDLIELDPARYGKWLTKEYITAKTRETYSFNNKLNHPFEERFAGRPTERTSGAYQKMKDRGAEFGLRSGWEVPNWFALPTDDKGYKPSFRRTNWFEPVGRECHTVMESAGIIDLSSTGKFTVRGKDASNLMNYLCATELPQVGMSHVAYMLTPSGKIYGELTVCRLAKDHFFCVSAAAAELHHIRWVEDHAFQGNFDVQITNITDDRACLGIAGPKSREVLQTLTSCDLSHQTFLPMGTRELLLDSIPVFAIRASDTGELGYELYHDKKHTAKLYDALLSAGDSYGIGDFGSYAANTMRMEKGYRTWGRELTVDYNPFETGLDEDIHPNKVIGNTTSGCYSYSTKQGIAYAYLPLNLTSVGSKVEVEMMGKPYAATVIPEPLLERESTV; via the exons ATGGCCTTCATAAAACGAGGGGGTAAATTGCTGAAATGTGCTCCTAACTTCAAAGTTTGGGTGTCACGAAACACACAGCGAACTTTAGGTGTATCTTCGCTGAAACAATTGACTGGTACTGATGTTAACAACATTCAGTGTAAACAAACGATGAG TTACACGACAGGTGGATTGCAAAAGCGTGTTAAAGATGACGCCGACACAGTCATTATTGGTGGTGGAGCCCTGGGAACGAGTACAGCGTATCATCTAGCCAAGGCTGGAATCAAAGATGTGGTTCTTCTTGAGAAATCTGAACTGACAGCCGGAGCAACATGGCATGCT GCCGGTCTAGCTACATACTACCAACCTGTCATTAACTTGAAAAGGATCACGTGGACAAGTTTGATGCTTTACCGACAATTAGCTGAAGAAACCGGACAG CAAGTGGGATTTCACAGACCGGGATCTATCAGGCTGGCAGCCACGCCCGCACGAGTGGACGAATTTCGATATCAAATGCAAAGACATGGTTGGCATTCTCATATACCACAACGAATTATTGAACCGGACGAAATTCATCGGTTAAACCCATTACTCAATACTGACAAG ATACTTGCAGGTTTATACATGGAAGGCGATGGTCACATTGATCCCTATTCCTTGACGCAAGCCTATGCCATCGGTGCCAGGAAGTATGGAGCTGAAATTTACCAGCATTCTCCAGTGTTAGGGCTGAAACAAACCAGTGATGGAAAATGGGATGTAGAAACACAGCATGGGACGATACGGGCCAATCGCGTGGTCAATGCTGCAG GTTTCTGGTCTCGAGAAGTCGGCGAAATGATCGGCATTGAAGTTCCCGTTGTGACCACGCAGCATCAGTACATACTGACATCCTCGATACCTGAACTGAAAAAATTGAACAGAGAAGTCCCAGTGATCAGAGATCTTGATGGTTCGTACTATGTACGTCAAGAGAGATCAGGATTACTGATTGGTCCGTATGAGAACCAAGAAAATATGAAACTTCAGGACAACTGGATTGACGGAGTACCACCAG GCTTTGGTCGTGAACTCTTTGAGAGTGACATGGATAGGTTAAGCGAACATCTTGAAGCAGCAATGGAACTGATACCGGCATTACAGACCGCCGATATCCAGACTGTCATTAATGGTCCACTGGCATTCTCTCCTGACAGTGTTGGATTAGTTGGTCCTTATCCTGGATTGAAAAACTACTGGATGATGTGTGGTGTAAT TGGTGGCATCGTCTATTCTGGAGGACTGGGAAAATATCTGACTGATTGGATAGTGTCAGGAGAGCCACCTCATGACCTTATAGAACTAGATCCAGCAAGGTATGGAAAATGGCTGACCAAGGAGTACATCACTGCCAAAACAAGAGAAACTTACTCGTTCAATAACAAATTAAATCATCCGTTTGAAGAGAGATTTGCCGGACGGCCAACAGAGAGGACATCTGGGGCCTATCAGAAGATGAAGGACAGGGGAGCCGAGTTTGGATTAAGATCAG GATGGGAGGTACCCAACTGGTTTGCACTACCAACCGATGACAAAGGATACAAACCAAGTTTTCGTCGCACAAACTGGTTTGAACCGGTTGGACGAGAATGCCATACTGTGATGGAAAGTGCTGGCATTATTGACTTAAGTTCGACGGGTAAATTTACAGTTCGTGGTAAAGACGCTAGTAATCTGATGAACTATCTTTGTGCGACAGAACTGCCACAG GTCGGAATGTCTCACGTGGCCTATATGCTGACACCAAGCGGCAAGATCTATGGTGAGCTTACAGTATGTAGACTGGCCAAGGATCACTTTTTCTGTGTCAGTGCAGCTGCAGCAGAACTCCATCATATCAG ATGGGTAGAGGACCATGCATTCCAGGGTAACTTTGATGTGCAGATTACCAACATCACTGATGATCGGGCATGTCTAGGAATTGCCGGACCCAAATCAAGGGAAGTTCTTCAAACCCTGACATCATGTGACCTTAGTCATCAAACTTTCTTACCAATGGGTACAAGGGAACTGTTGCTGGATAGCATTCCGGTGTTTGCCATCAGGGCCTCGGACACAG GTGAACTTGGTTATGAGTTGTACCACGACAAAAAGCACACCGCAAAACTATACGATGCTTTGTTATCTGCTGGTGATAGTTATGGTATTGGAGACTTTGGTAGTTATGCAGCGAACACTATGAGGATGGAGAAAGGATACAGAACATGGGGTAGAGAG